A region of the Sandaracinaceae bacterium genome:
TCTGGCCTTCGCTGCGCACGGGCACGGCCAGCAGGGCCACCCGCTTCTCCTCGACGAAGCGCGCCTCGAGGCCGGGCAACGCGGCGAAGCGCGCCAGCAGCGACTCGAGCGTGGGCGCCTGGGCGGAGGCGACGCTGGGCGTGAGGGCGACGATCAACAGGCAGAGGGCGCGGGTCACGGGCGCTCCGACGCGGCGGGGGTCTCTCGGATTCTCTGCCGGATCACCTTCGGCGTCTCGAGCAGCAGGTTGCCCTCGGCGTCGGTGAACGCCAGCTCCGTGCGGGCCCGGGCGGCGCGCTGGTCCTTCGTCACGTTCCAGACCTCGTAGGCGACGTGCAGGCGGTGCTCGGTGTCGAGGAACCAGGCCTTCACGCGATAGCGGTCGCCGTAGGTGAGCGCCGCCACGTGCCGACACTCGCCGTGGGTGACCACGAGCCGGAAGCCGAGGTCGAGCAGATCGATGCCGTCGATCCGATGGCGCCGGAGGAGCTTGGTGCGCGCGACCTCGAAGTACTTGTAGTAGTGGCCGTGCCAGACGATGTGGAGCGGGTCCACGTCGTGGAACGGGACCTCGCCGTCGACGGTGGCGGCGTCGGCCGGCGGCTTCTTGCGGGAGAGGCTCACGCGTCGGCTCCGACCGGCAGCTCACCGCGGCGATAGCGCGCGAGCGTGTGCTCGATGTCCGTGTCCATGCGGCGGTCGGCGTCGTGCATCGGGACATGTTCGCGCACCGCGTCCCGCAGCGCGACGCTCCGCGCGTGGCATCGCTCCGCCCCGCGCAGATCCACCGCCTGACAGAGCGCGAGGAGATGGATGACCGCGACCGTCTCGGTCAGCTCGAGCACCCGGAGCGACTCGCGCGCGCTGATCGCGCCCATCGAGACCTTGTCCTGGTTGTGGCTCTCGGTGCTGCGCGAGAACACGCTCGCGGGCATGGTGAGCTTGAGCGCCTCGGCGGTGAGGGCCGACGCGCTGATCTCCATCGCCTTGAAGCCGT
Encoded here:
- a CDS encoding acyl-CoA thioesterase, whose protein sequence is MSLSRKKPPADAATVDGEVPFHDVDPLHIVWHGHYYKYFEVARTKLLRRHRIDGIDLLDLGFRLVVTHGECRHVAALTYGDRYRVKAWFLDTEHRLHVAYEVWNVTKDQRAARARTELAFTDAEGNLLLETPKVIRQRIRETPAASERP